A DNA window from Brassica napus cultivar Da-Ae chromosome C1, Da-Ae, whole genome shotgun sequence contains the following coding sequences:
- the LOC125580645 gene encoding uncharacterized protein LOC125580645, giving the protein MNLRSKGSTNLAPRVDNIKALERELGRQRREREKQAHLHRLGLEMERNPNQPEGVYEVDDHRQNVQEVPPGAAQEGNGQGAANLRPRQPQRQARAIGTYDQPNINGNRLGIRGPPVANNNFEIKSSLINMIENNKYHGLALEDPLDHLDRFDKYCGLSKTNGVSEDAFKLRLFPFSLGDKAHTWEKNISSDTITTWDECKKAFLNKFFSATRTANLRNQISGFQQKGLEGFSEAWERFRTYLSQCPHHGFNNESLLSTFYRGVLPKFKSQLDTASNGNYLGRTVEDALELLENMAQSDSVYNDEYDRRDRSGGGEDMTTKRELKAIQEKIDMLLSEKNKKEELHMVSEADGVECQEDMYYVNAQGTWYKKEHDYQNQNNYQQKPFYNNQQKPFNNYQPKPFYNNQPKPFYNNNQGGYQPKQNFPPGFSPKPNQPAQEQAGSSTQPPQESSTEAMLKQLLEGQARSEKQLGYELKNLPNKIDGNYHDLNNKFKNLENQFVSMTASSSRKQGTLPGNPEQNPKETMKAITLRSGRELPPKVLIKDNEKLGGEVVINVDDDVVIVDEKTNEEILEKIVEAKSKRKIGEEKFENKNEEVTSTKEKLFTPPPYEPKLPFPGRFKKQLLEKYKALFDKQMSEVQLTMPIIDAFMLVPQYSKFLKDAVEQKKKEMEGMVILTHECSAIIQRMTVPRKLEDPGSFTLPCAIGPLTFEKCLCDLGASVSLMPLSIAKKLGFTQYKKCKISLVLADRSVKLPIGILEDLPVKIGNCEVPTDFVVLEMDEEPRDPLIFGRPFLATAGAMVNVRDGTIDLHLGKDHILHFDIKEMMKKPTTQGEIFYIDEMDALADDFLEELAIEDSLQQALTIERETQMIENKESDELVRRLDVHLEEDGEDEFMELPQMTQHAASADIQENLHQADWSELKAPKVELKPLPHGVRYAFLGPNETYPVIVSSELTENELSMLLNELKKYRKALGYSLDDIKGISPSLCMHRIHLEDESKTSIEHQRRLNPNLKDVVKKEIIKLLDAGVIYPISDSNWVSPVHVVPKKGGITVVKNENDELIPTRTITGHRMCIDYRKLNAASRKDHFPLPFIDQMLERLANHPYYCFLDGYSGFFQIPIHPNDQEKTTFTCPYGTFAYRRMPFGLCNAPATFQRAMMSIFSDFIEDVMEVFMDDFSVYGSSFATCLSNLCRVLQRCEDTNLVLNWEKCHFMVNEGIVLGHKVSEKGIEVDKAKIDVMVGLAPPRTVKDIRSFLGHAGFYRRFIMDFSKIARPLTRLLCKEAAFHFDEECMEAFKNLKNALISTPIVQPPDWDLPFEIMCDASDFAVGAVLGQKRDKKSHVIYYASRTLDEAQAKYSTTEKELLAIVFAFEKFRSYLVGSKVTVYTDHAALRHLLAKKDAKPRLLRWILLLQEFDLEIKDRPGVENGVADHLSRLKVECGIPIDDRLPEEQMMAIHAVVAVCETGKKLEEVKAADEKGPWYADIVNYLATGKEPLNLEGYAKKKFYKDVKRYYWDEPYLYILCRDQLYRRAVAEEEIDGILTHCHGSSYGGHFATFKTVAKVLQAGFWWPHMFKDTQDFVSRCDSCQRRGNITKRNEMPQNPILEVEVFDVWGIDFMGPFPSSYSNKYILVAVDYVSKWVEAIASPTNDAKVVLKMFKSIIFPRFGIPRVVISDGGSHFINKLFANLLKKNGVKHKVATPYHPQTSGQVEISNREIKSILEKIVGVTRKDWSIKLDDALWAYRTAYKTPLGTTPFNLLYGKSCHLPVELEYKALWAVKLLNFDIKSAKEKRLIQLNELDEIRLEAFESSKIYKEKTKALHDKHILKRDFKEGNQVLLYNSRLKLFPGKLKSRWSGPFKIKEVKPYGAIVLWTSDGREFTINGQRAKLYLGTKSEDLGTSVPLSDPTPA; this is encoded by the coding sequence ATGAACTTGAGAAGCAAAGGATCAACAAATCTTGCACCAAGAGTGGACAACATCAAAGCCTTAGAAAGAGAGTTGggaagacagagaagagaaagagaaaagcaaGCCCACTTACATAGATTGGGGCTTGAGATGGAGAGAAACCCGAATCAACCGGAAGGTGTCTATGAAGTTGATGATCATAGACAAAATGTCCAAGAAGTTCCTCCTGGAGCTGCTCAAGAGGGCAATGGTCAAGGAGCTGCCAACCTTCGACCTAGACAACCACAACGCCAAGCTAGGGCCATCGGTACATATGATCAACCTAACATAAATGGGAATAGGTTGGGCATTAGGGGACCGCCAGTTGCCAACAACAATTTCGAGATCAAGTCCAGCCTCATCAACATGATTGAAAACAACAAGTACCATGGACTTGCCTTGGAAGACCCACTAGATCACCTTGACAGATTTGATAAATACTGTGGcttgtcaaaaacaaatggagtttcagaggatgctttcaagctcagattgtttcccttctctttgggagacaaggctcACACTTGGGAGAAAAACATCTCAAGTGATACTATCACAACTTGGGATGAATGCAAGAAGGCCTTCCTCAACAAGTTCTTCTCTGCTACAAGGACTGCAAACCTTAGAAATCAGATCTCTGGTTTTCAACAAAAAGGACTTGAAGGATTTTCAGAGGCATGGGAGAGATTCAGAACCTACTTGTCTCAATGTCCCCACCATGGCTTCAACAATGAGAgcttgctaagcactttctacaGAGGAGTCTTGCCTAAATTCAAAAGCCAGCTTGACACTGCAAGCAATGGAAACTACTTGGGGAGGACTGTCGAAGATGCATTAGAACTCTTGGAGAACATGGCACAGAGTGATTCTGTCTACAATGATGAATATGACAGAAGAGACAGAAGTGGGGGAGGAGAAGATATGACCACAAAAAGAGAACTGAAAGCAATACAAGAAAAGATTGACATGCTACTATCAGAAAAGAACAAGAAGGAGGAGTTACATATGGTTTCTGAAGCTGATGGAGTAGAATGCCAAGAAGATATGTACTATGTCAATGCTCAGGGTACATGGTACAAGAAGGAACATGACTATCAAAACcagaacaactaccaacagaaacccttctacaacaaccaacagaagccattcaacaactaccagccaaaaccattctacaacaatcagcctaagccattctacaacaacaaccaagGTGGTTACCAACCAAAACAGAACTTCCCTCCTGGattctcaccaaaaccaaatcaacCTGCACAAGAACAAGCTGGATCATCAACACAACCTCCACAAGAGAGTAGTACTGAAGCGATGTTAAAACAATTATTGGAGGGACAAGCTAGAAGTGAAAAACAATTAGGGTATGAGCTGAAAAATCTACccaacaagattgatgggaattaccatgatctaaacaacaagttcaaaaacttggagaaccagtttgtctCTATGACAGCCAGCTCAAGTCGCAAACAAGGTACACTACCTGGAAACCCTGAACAAAACCCAAAGGAGACAATGAAGGCAATCACCCTAAGGAGTGGAAGAGAGTTGCCTCCTAAAGTTCTCATTAAGGATAATGAGAAACTAGGTGGGGAGGTGGTCATCaatgtagatgatgatgtggtgaTTGTGGATGAGAAAACTAATGAGGAAATATTGGAGAAGATAGTTGAAGCTAAGAGCAAGAGAAAGATTGGAGAGGAGAAAtttgagaacaaaaatgagGAGGTTACATCAACAAAGGAGAAATTGTTcactcctcctccctatgagccaAAACTTCCCTTTCCTGGAAGATTCAAAAAGCAACTCCTAGAGAAATACAAAgccttgtttgacaagcaaatgagtgaagttcagctcaccatgcccataattgatgcatttatgctggttccacaatacagcaagttcttgaaagatgctgtagaacaaaagaagaaagagatggaagggATGGTGATTCTTACTCACGAGTGCAGTGCCATTATTCAGAGAATGACTGTCCCAAGGAAGCTAGAAGACCCTGGTAGTTTCACCCTGCCATGCGCCATTGGACCTTTgacatttgagaaatgtctatGTGACTTGGGAGCAAGTGTCAGCCTCATGCCACTATCCATTGCCAAGAAGCTTGggtttacacaatataaaaagtgCAAGATCTCTTTGGTGCTAGCTGATCGATCTGTCAAGCTCCCCATTGGCATCCTAGAAGATCTTCCTGTAAAGATAGGAAATTGTGAAGTGCCTACTGACTTTGTAGTGCTTGAGATGGATGAAGAGCCTAGAGATCCTTTGATCTTTGGGAGACCTTTCTTGGCGACTGCTGGAGCAATGGTGAATGTGAGAGATGGCACAATTGATCTCCACCTTGGAAAAGATCACATTCTCCATTTTGAtatcaaggagatgatgaagaagcccaCAACTCAAGGAGAAATATTCTACATTGATGAGATGGATGCCTTGGCTGATGATTTCCTTGAAGAGTTAGCGATTGAGGACTCTCTTCAACAGGCCCTGACCATTGAAAGAGAGACCCAAATGattgaaaacaaagagagtgaTGAGCTAGTAAGAAGGCTAGATGTTCACCTTGAGGAGGATGGAGAAGATGAGTTCATGGAGTTGCCACAAATGACTCAACATGCTGCCTCAGCAGACATTCAAGAGAACCTCCATCAAGCTGATTGGAGTGAGCTCAAggcaccaaaagtggagcttaaacctcttccccatggtgtaaggtacgctttccttggacctaatgagacatatcctgtcattgtgagtagtgagctgactgagaatgaattgtctatgcttttaaatgaacttaaaaagtatagaaaagcactaggatactcacttgatgacattaaaggaatctcaccatctttgtgcatgcataggatacatctagaggatgaatctaaaacttcaattgaacaccaaagaagattaaatcctaatttgaaagatgttgttaaaaaagagataatcaaattgttagatgcTGGTGTGATCTATCCTATCTCTGATAGCAATTGGGTTTCACCTGTGCATGTAGTTCCTAAAAAAGGTGGCATAACAGTTGTTAAGAACGAAAATGATGAgttaataccaacaagaacaataactggacataggatgtgcattgactatcgaaaactgaatgcagcctctagaaaggatcatttccctTTACCATTCATTGATCAGATGTTAGAGAGGCTAGCTAACCATCCTTattattgtttccttgatggatactctggatttttccaaatccctatacacccaaatgaccaagagaaaacgacattcacttgtccttatggtacctttgcatatcgaaggatgccatttggactgtgcaatgcaccagcaacattccaaagagcaatgatgtcaattttctctgattttattgaggatgtaatggaggtgtttatggatgatttttctgtatatggttcttcgtttgctacttgtttgtcaaatctttgcagggtattacagagatgtgaggacactaacctggtgctcaattgggagaagtgtcacttcatggtcaatgAAGGGATTGTTCTTGGACACAAAGTTTCTGAGAAAGGAATTGAAGTGGACAAAGCCAAGATAGATGTCATGGTTGGTCTAGCTCCACCAAGAACAGTGAAGGATATAAGAAGCTTTCTGGGTCATGCCGGTttctatagaagattcatcATGGATTTCTCTAAGatagctagaccattgaccaggctgTTATGCAAAGAAGCTGCATTTCACTTCGATGAGGAGTGTATGGAAGCTTTCAAAAACCTGAAGAATGCACTCATCAGTACACCCATAGTTCAGCCGccagattgggatctcccctttgagatcatgtgtgatgcaagTGACTTTGCTGTAGGAGCAGTCCTAGGccagaagagagacaagaagtcacatgtgatctactatgcaagTAGAACACTTGATGAAGCTCAAGCTAAATACTctacaactgagaaggagctattggccattgtctttgcatttgagaagttcagaagctacttggttgggtcaaaggtgactgtctacactgatcatgctgcattgagacacctcttagccaagaaagatgcaaaaccaaGACTGTTGAGATGGATTCTgctgctacaagagtttgatcttgagatcaaggacaggcctggagttgagaatggagtaGCTGATCACCTGTCCAGGTTGAAGGTGGAGTGTGGAATCCCTATTGATGACAGACTTCCAGAAGAGCAAATGATGGCTATTCATGCAGTGGTAGCTGTTTGTGAGACGGGAAAGAAActtgaagaggtgaaggcaGCTGATGAGAAGggtccttggtatgctgatataGTCAACTACTTAGCTACTGGAAAAGAGCCATTGAACCTTGAaggttatgccaagaagaagttctataaagatgtgaagagatattattgggatgagccttacctctacatactttgtagagatcaactctatagaagggcagtggctgaagaagaaattgatgggatccttacacattgtcatggatcatcctatggaggccactttgctacctTTAAGACAGTTGCAAAGGTGCTACAAGCTGGATTTTGGTGGCCTCACATGTTTAAAGACACCCAAGACTTTGTCTCAAGGTGTGACTCTtgtcaaagaagaggaaacatcaccaagaggaatgaaatgcctcaaaaccccatcctagaagttgaagtgtttgatgtctggggtattgacttcatggggcctTTTCCTTCATCTTATAGCAACAAGTACATACTGGTGGCTGTAGATTATGTCTCTAAGTGGGTGGAAGCAATTGCAAGTCCAACCAATGATGCAAAGGTGGTTCTAAAAATGTTCAAGAGcataatctttccaaggtttgggattccaagagttgtgatcagtgatggagggtctcacttcatcaacaaactgtttGCAAACCTCcttaagaagaatggtgtgaagcacaaggttgcaactccttaccacccccaaacaagtggtcaagttgagatttccaacagggagatcaagtccattctggagaagattgtgggggttacaaggaaagattggtccatcaagcttgatgatgcattgtgggcttataggacagcttacaagacacctTTGGGGACTACACCTTTCAACCTTCTCTATGGAAAATCTTGCCATCTACCAgttgagcttgagtacaaggcactatgggcagtcaagttgctgaactttgacatcaagagtgccaaggagaagagaTTGATCCAGCTGAATgaacttgatgagataagacttgaagcttttgaaagttcaaagatctacaaagagaaaacaaaggctctCCATGACAAACATATCCTGAAAAGAGACTTTAAAGAAGGAAATCAAGTTCTTCTATACAACTCCAGACTGAAATTGTTTCCAGGCAAGCTCAAGTCAAGGTGGTCTGGTCCTTTCAAGATTAAAGAGGTTAAACcttatggagcaatagttttgtggactTCTGATGGAAGAGAGTTCACCATCAATGGACAAAGGGCGAAGCTTTACTTGGGAACCAAATCGGAAGACCTGGGAACTTCAGTTCCACTGTCTGATCCTACACCGGCCTAA